A portion of the Streptomyces sp. YPW6 genome contains these proteins:
- a CDS encoding aromatic ring-opening dioxygenase LigA, producing MTAAARLDRARRHLDTPPPATVPGQLAVEVERPPRPCEDGNPPCRALPTRPYPCGPRCDDHQPGNTRPYYQPRRSTA from the coding sequence GTGACGGCCGCCGCCCGCCTCGACCGGGCCCGCCGCCACCTCGACACCCCGCCGCCCGCCACGGTGCCCGGACAGCTCGCCGTCGAGGTCGAGCGCCCGCCGCGCCCGTGCGAGGACGGCAACCCGCCGTGCCGGGCGCTCCCGACCCGCCCGTACCCGTGCGGCCCCCGGTGCGACGACCACCAGCCCGGCAACACCCGCCCGTACTACCAGCCGAGGAGGTCGACCGCGTGA
- a CDS encoding helix-turn-helix domain-containing protein, which produces MRIITDAERAQIIEKLESGATDRAVAATCGIDRNTVARFRRDLRIPPAPRPVPPNRSTLTVEEKWRTFVTPADERGHMKWTGRLASGTTPVMTHAGRTITARPIAYRMHAGRDPVGYVRPGCGQSDCVAPEHLEDEQDRVRERADLGVMLGRRTRITECRQGHPVATHRKYLPNGAGYCATCHQEAKQARQAAA; this is translated from the coding sequence ATGCGCATCATCACGGACGCCGAGCGCGCCCAGATCATCGAGAAACTGGAGAGCGGCGCAACCGACCGCGCCGTTGCCGCCACGTGCGGCATCGACCGCAACACCGTCGCACGCTTCCGCCGCGACCTCCGCATCCCGCCCGCCCCGCGCCCCGTGCCGCCGAACCGGTCGACGCTCACCGTCGAGGAGAAATGGCGGACGTTCGTCACCCCGGCCGACGAGCGCGGCCACATGAAGTGGACCGGCCGACTCGCGAGCGGCACCACCCCCGTCATGACGCACGCGGGCCGCACCATCACCGCCCGGCCGATCGCCTACCGCATGCACGCCGGCCGCGACCCCGTCGGGTACGTCCGCCCCGGGTGTGGGCAGTCGGACTGCGTCGCCCCGGAACACCTGGAGGACGAGCAGGACCGGGTGCGCGAGCGCGCCGACCTCGGCGTCATGCTCGGCCGCCGGACACGCATCACCGAGTGCCGCCAGGGCCACCCCGTCGCCACCCACCGCAAATACCTTCCGAACGGGGCCGGGTACTGCGCCACCTGCCACCAGGAGGCCAAGCAGGCTCGGCAGGCCGCCGCGTGA
- a CDS encoding recombinase RecT — protein sequence MTVTALPTAHTPAAVAPARGGALSLSHMSPYEAWQFCESLAKTPLLPDVYRKNPASVLWALEYGRALGLDVVTTITTIHVIKGKPCQSADLMLGRTRTAGHRVRIKSERTQCVVSIQRHDDPDDETVIEWTLDDAVTAGLCTLRDGRPYSRDQKNQPQPWEKYPRAMLRSRAIAEAVRSACPEVLHGAIYTPEELGEVVDQDGNPVVVVERDTDPVQQTATVVQSTPNQPPAPARDYLAEAVATADAAELDAIEAAARENGAPAPYLAALADIRTAHEAQNVEAVRELHQRLTEAGAESAHLARIATIGATKPGAKVPGRNEQPSGPAPYSVSDAVAAEGAMGAEPSAEQPPRMERAKDPADEAAEAAEAENALRLAASRANLPTLDADFQTVYGIPLEQATAQQLNTFRAKIEAAGGAQ from the coding sequence ATGACCGTCACCGCACTCCCCACCGCACACACCCCGGCCGCCGTCGCGCCCGCTCGCGGCGGCGCGCTGTCCCTCTCGCACATGAGCCCGTACGAGGCGTGGCAGTTCTGCGAGTCCCTGGCCAAGACGCCGTTGCTGCCCGACGTCTACCGCAAGAACCCCGCATCCGTTCTGTGGGCACTGGAGTACGGCCGCGCCCTCGGCCTCGACGTCGTCACCACCATCACGACCATCCACGTCATCAAGGGCAAGCCGTGCCAGTCCGCTGACCTGATGTTGGGCCGCACCAGGACGGCCGGCCACCGCGTCCGCATCAAGAGCGAGCGCACACAGTGCGTCGTGTCCATCCAGCGGCACGACGACCCCGACGACGAGACCGTGATCGAGTGGACCCTTGACGACGCGGTAACCGCCGGTCTGTGCACGCTGCGGGACGGCCGCCCGTACTCGCGGGACCAGAAGAACCAGCCGCAGCCGTGGGAGAAGTACCCGCGGGCGATGCTGCGGTCCCGCGCCATCGCCGAGGCTGTGCGCTCCGCGTGCCCCGAGGTGCTTCACGGGGCGATCTACACGCCCGAGGAGTTGGGCGAGGTCGTCGACCAGGACGGTAACCCCGTGGTCGTCGTCGAGCGCGACACCGACCCGGTGCAGCAGACCGCGACCGTGGTGCAGTCGACGCCGAACCAGCCCCCGGCACCAGCCCGCGACTACCTTGCCGAGGCCGTCGCGACCGCGGACGCGGCCGAGCTAGACGCGATCGAGGCCGCCGCCCGTGAGAACGGCGCACCGGCCCCGTACCTCGCCGCTCTCGCCGACATCCGGACAGCGCACGAGGCGCAGAACGTCGAGGCTGTGCGGGAGCTGCACCAGCGCCTCACGGAGGCCGGGGCCGAGTCCGCGCACCTCGCCCGTATCGCAACGATCGGCGCAACGAAGCCGGGGGCCAAGGTCCCCGGGCGAAACGAGCAGCCGAGCGGCCCCGCCCCCTACTCCGTGTCCGATGCCGTCGCGGCCGAGGGTGCCATGGGGGCCGAGCCCTCCGCCGAGCAGCCCCCGCGCATGGAACGGGCGAAGGACCCGGCCGACGAGGCTGCCGAGGCTGCCGAGGCCGAGAACGCGCTCCGGCTCGCCGCGTCTCGCGCCAACCTCCCGACCCTGGACGCCGACTTCCAGACCGTCTACGGCATCCCCCTTGAGCAGGCGACCGCCCAGCAGCTCAACACGTTCCGCGCGAAGATCGAGGCCGCCGGGGGTGCTCAGTGA
- a CDS encoding XRE family transcriptional regulator: MKHTFRNREERTAMSYDRTALLAAAQARGDQHYREMGQRLGISRATAWRLWTGRTAPSAVTAAACEREYGVPARQLIAPAAA; encoded by the coding sequence GTGAAACATACGTTTCGCAACCGAGAGGAACGCACCGCCATGTCGTACGACCGCACCGCACTGCTCGCCGCCGCCCAGGCACGCGGTGACCAGCACTATCGCGAGATGGGCCAGCGGCTCGGCATCAGCCGCGCTACCGCGTGGCGACTGTGGACCGGGCGCACCGCGCCGTCCGCCGTCACCGCCGCCGCCTGCGAACGCGAGTACGGAGTACCCGCCCGCCAGCTGATCGCCCCGGCTGCCGCATGA